A window of the Amycolatopsis solani genome harbors these coding sequences:
- a CDS encoding citrate synthase, which yields MSDATTAGQSGGETAKLTLPSGEHEFKIVHPVEGAPGIELGKLLAQTGYITYDPGFVNTGAASSAIAYIDGDAGILRYRGYPIEQLAEKSTFVEVSYLLIYGELPTQTQLADFTEKIQRHTLLHEDLKAFFSGFPRDAHPMPVLSSAVSALSTFYQDSLDPFDEPNVELSTIRLLAKVPTLAAYAYKKSVGQPLLYPDNSLGLVENFLRMTFGFPAEPYEVDPDIAKALDLLFILHADHEQNCSTSTVRLVGSSEANLFASISAGINALFGPLHGGANAAVLDMLEGIQRDGGDVAKFVERVKNKEKGVKLMGFGHRVYKNYDPRAKIIKNTADEILGKLKGGDQLLDIAKKLEETALSDDYFVERKLYPNVDFYTGLIYRALGFPTKFFTVLFALGRLPGWIAHWREMINDPATKIGRPRQIYTGHASRDYTPMSER from the coding sequence ATGTCCGACGCGACGACTGCGGGGCAGTCCGGCGGCGAAACCGCGAAGCTGACCCTGCCGAGTGGCGAGCACGAGTTCAAGATCGTCCACCCGGTCGAGGGCGCGCCCGGGATCGAACTGGGGAAGCTGCTGGCGCAGACGGGGTACATCACCTACGACCCCGGTTTCGTCAACACCGGCGCCGCGTCGTCCGCCATCGCCTACATCGACGGTGACGCCGGCATCCTCCGCTACCGCGGTTACCCGATCGAGCAGCTGGCCGAGAAGTCGACCTTCGTGGAGGTCTCCTACCTCCTGATCTACGGCGAGCTGCCGACCCAGACCCAGCTGGCCGACTTCACCGAGAAGATCCAGCGCCACACGCTGCTGCACGAGGACCTGAAGGCCTTCTTCAGCGGCTTCCCGCGCGACGCGCACCCGATGCCGGTCCTGTCCAGCGCGGTGTCGGCGCTGTCGACCTTCTACCAGGACTCGCTCGACCCGTTCGACGAGCCGAACGTGGAGCTGTCGACCATCCGGCTGCTCGCCAAGGTCCCGACCCTGGCCGCCTACGCGTACAAGAAGTCCGTCGGCCAGCCGCTGCTGTACCCGGACAACTCGCTCGGCCTGGTCGAGAACTTCCTGCGGATGACGTTCGGCTTCCCGGCCGAGCCGTACGAGGTCGACCCGGACATCGCGAAGGCGCTGGACCTGCTGTTCATCCTGCACGCCGACCACGAGCAGAACTGCTCGACGTCGACCGTGCGGCTGGTCGGCTCGTCCGAGGCCAACCTGTTCGCTTCGATTTCGGCCGGTATCAACGCGCTGTTCGGCCCGCTGCACGGCGGCGCGAACGCGGCGGTCCTCGACATGCTCGAGGGCATCCAGCGCGACGGCGGCGACGTCGCCAAGTTCGTCGAGCGGGTGAAGAACAAGGAAAAGGGCGTGAAGCTGATGGGCTTCGGGCACCGGGTCTACAAGAACTACGACCCGCGCGCGAAGATCATTAAGAACACCGCCGACGAGATCCTCGGCAAGCTGAAGGGCGGCGACCAGCTGCTCGACATCGCCAAGAAGCTCGAAGAAACCGCGCTGTCCGACGACTACTTCGTCGAGCGGAAGCTGTACCCGAACGTGGACTTCTACACCGGCCTGATCTACCGGGCGCTGGGCTTCCCGACGAAGTTCTTCACGGTGCTGTTCGCGCTGGGCCGGCTCCCGGGCTGGATCGCGCACTGGCGCGAGATGATCAACGACCCGGCCACCAAGATCGGCCGCCCGCGGCAGATCTACACCGGCCACGCTTCGCGGGACTACACCCCGATGTCGGAGCGGTAA
- a CDS encoding cryptochrome/photolyase family protein produces the protein MTKEAPVVLWFRRDLRLGDHAALLEASKHSKHVLALYVLDEALLKPGGAPREAFMYGCLEKLDEQLGGRLMLVRGEPAVEVVKAAKKIGAAAVHVSADTGPYGRRRDAEVAKALAENDIDWVETGSPYAVTPGRVTKPDGDPYRVFTPFYRAWTARGWHSPADTGPSLVDWVEPPRSLKTPKPPRVSATLPEPGEQAALDVWHEFLDDGIETYDEDRDRPDREGTTRLSPYLRWGCIHPRTILADLAGDDRVGAKSLRSEICWREFHADVLWNRPETARKNYDKRFDGMKHDEDPEAFERWCEGKTGYPIVDAGMRQLLAEGWMHNRVRMVVASFLVKDLHLPWWLGARHFMKHLVDGDLASNQLNWQWVAGCGTDAAPYFRIFNPTTQGEKFDPNGDYVRKYVPELRPVSGKAVHKLKERPKEYPEPMVDHAQERQVSLERYGKITS, from the coding sequence GTGACCAAAGAAGCACCCGTCGTCCTGTGGTTCCGCCGCGACCTGCGGCTGGGCGACCACGCCGCCCTCCTCGAAGCCTCGAAGCACAGCAAGCACGTGCTCGCGCTGTACGTCCTCGACGAGGCGCTGCTCAAGCCGGGCGGCGCGCCGCGGGAGGCGTTCATGTACGGCTGCCTGGAGAAGCTGGACGAGCAGCTCGGCGGCCGGCTGATGCTGGTCCGCGGCGAACCGGCGGTCGAGGTCGTCAAGGCGGCGAAGAAGATCGGCGCGGCCGCGGTGCACGTCAGCGCCGACACCGGCCCGTACGGCCGCCGCCGGGACGCCGAAGTCGCGAAAGCGTTGGCCGAGAACGACATCGACTGGGTCGAGACGGGCTCCCCGTACGCGGTGACGCCCGGCCGGGTCACCAAGCCGGACGGCGACCCCTATCGCGTCTTCACGCCGTTCTACCGGGCGTGGACCGCGCGCGGGTGGCACTCGCCCGCGGACACCGGACCGTCCCTTGTGGACTGGGTCGAACCGCCGCGCTCGCTGAAGACCCCCAAGCCGCCCCGGGTTTCGGCGACCCTGCCCGAACCGGGCGAGCAGGCCGCGCTCGACGTCTGGCACGAGTTCCTCGACGACGGCATCGAGACCTACGACGAGGACCGCGACCGGCCGGACCGCGAGGGCACCACGCGGCTTTCGCCGTACCTGCGCTGGGGCTGCATCCACCCGCGGACCATCCTGGCCGACCTGGCCGGCGACGACCGCGTCGGCGCGAAGTCGCTGCGCAGTGAGATCTGCTGGCGCGAATTCCACGCCGACGTCCTGTGGAACCGGCCGGAAACCGCGCGGAAGAACTACGACAAGCGGTTCGACGGGATGAAGCACGACGAGGACCCCGAGGCGTTCGAGCGGTGGTGCGAAGGCAAGACCGGCTACCCGATCGTCGACGCGGGGATGCGGCAGCTGCTGGCCGAGGGCTGGATGCACAACCGCGTCCGGATGGTCGTCGCCAGCTTCCTGGTGAAGGACCTGCACCTGCCGTGGTGGCTCGGCGCCCGCCACTTCATGAAGCACCTCGTGGACGGCGACCTCGCGTCGAACCAGCTGAACTGGCAGTGGGTCGCGGGCTGCGGCACCGACGCGGCGCCGTACTTCCGGATCTTCAACCCGACGACGCAGGGGGAGAAGTTCGACCCCAACGGCGACTACGTCCGCAAGTACGTGCCGGAGTTACGCCCGGTCTCGGGCAAGGCGGTGCACAAGCTGAAGGAGCGCCCCAAGGAGTACCCGGAGCCGATGGTCGACCACGCCCAGGAGCGCCAGGTTTCCTTGGAGCGCTACGGCAAGATCACGTCGTGA
- a CDS encoding ABC transporter permease, translating to MKKLSGRRAVWLVLKRELNTRLRTRSFVIGTAVLLVLLLGYVGFQTALAGSSDKSTVGLTGQATGIAKQLQVAAAQSGREVETVTVTDPAEGRQQVENGDLDALVSGSAAKLTATYKSALDNQLRRVLDQVAQQQVLDGVLSSAQLEPAEVMAQVSSTHVQDDALSPEPADHTQRLVLGLIVAFLLYMSIITYGMMVAQGVVEEKSSRVVELLLASVRPWQLLLGKVIGIGLVGLTQLVILGAVGLLAATATGVFTLSGFATGAVLWGLLWYLLGFLLYATIYGALGSLVSRQEDTQAVVGPLNIILVVGFVAGFNLLLQDPSGTAAKVVSLIPLLSPILMPARISTGAVTGWEIGLSLALTLATVALLTWLGGRIYGNSVLRIGSRIKLSEALRG from the coding sequence ATGAAGAAGCTGAGCGGACGGCGGGCCGTCTGGCTCGTGCTGAAGCGCGAGCTGAACACGCGGCTGCGCACGCGGTCGTTCGTGATCGGTACCGCGGTGCTGCTGGTGCTGCTGCTCGGGTACGTCGGGTTCCAGACCGCGCTGGCCGGCTCGTCGGACAAGAGCACCGTGGGCCTGACCGGCCAGGCGACCGGGATCGCCAAGCAGCTGCAGGTCGCCGCCGCGCAGTCCGGGCGCGAGGTCGAGACGGTCACCGTGACCGATCCGGCCGAGGGCAGGCAGCAGGTCGAGAACGGCGACCTCGACGCGCTCGTCTCGGGCAGCGCGGCGAAGCTGACCGCCACCTACAAGTCCGCTTTGGACAACCAGCTGCGCCGGGTGCTCGACCAGGTCGCCCAGCAGCAGGTGCTCGACGGCGTCCTGTCGTCCGCGCAGCTCGAACCGGCCGAAGTGATGGCGCAGGTGAGCAGCACCCACGTCCAGGACGACGCCCTCTCGCCCGAACCCGCCGACCACACGCAGCGGCTGGTCCTCGGCCTGATCGTCGCGTTCCTGCTCTACATGAGCATCATCACCTACGGGATGATGGTCGCGCAGGGCGTGGTCGAGGAGAAGTCGAGCCGGGTCGTGGAACTCCTGCTCGCCAGCGTCCGGCCGTGGCAGCTGTTGCTGGGCAAGGTGATCGGGATCGGCCTGGTCGGCCTGACCCAGCTGGTGATCCTCGGCGCGGTCGGCCTGCTGGCGGCGACGGCGACGGGCGTGTTCACCCTGTCCGGCTTCGCGACCGGCGCGGTGCTGTGGGGCCTGCTCTGGTACCTGCTCGGTTTCCTGCTGTACGCGACGATCTACGGCGCGCTCGGCTCGCTCGTGTCGCGGCAGGAGGACACGCAGGCGGTGGTCGGGCCGCTCAACATCATCCTGGTCGTCGGGTTCGTCGCGGGCTTCAACCTGCTGCTGCAGGACCCTTCCGGCACGGCGGCGAAGGTCGTCTCCCTGATCCCGCTGCTGTCTCCGATCCTGATGCCGGCCCGCATTTCGACCGGCGCGGTGACGGGCTGGGAAATCGGCCTGTCGCTCGCGCTGACGCTGGCGACCGTCGCGCTGCTGACCTGGCTGGGCGGCCGGATCTACGGCAACAGCGTGCTGCGCATCGGCAGCCGCATCAAGCTTTCCGAGGCCCTGCGTGGCTGA
- a CDS encoding ABC transporter ATP-binding protein, translated as MTEGTLEIDGISKRYGTKVALDGVSFDVRAGELFGFVGSNGAGKTTTMRIALGVLAADAGEVRFDGKPVTHEARTHMGYMPEERGLYPKMKVLDQLVYLAELHGLSTNEAHRNAEDWIARLGLAERRKDEVQKLSLGNQQRVQLAAALVHDPAVLVLDEPFSGLDPLAVDVMSGVLREKAAAGVPVVFSSHQLDLVERLCDRVGIIRGGRMVAVGSVGELTAGASSKLVVTAPDARPGWAAGLPGVRVAENHGTTTVLDLDPGADDQAVLAAALGTGPVTEFSRRRRSLTELFRDAVADEGGR; from the coding sequence ATGACCGAGGGGACGCTGGAGATCGACGGGATCTCCAAGCGCTACGGCACGAAGGTCGCGCTCGACGGCGTCTCCTTCGACGTCCGCGCCGGGGAACTGTTCGGCTTCGTCGGCAGCAACGGGGCCGGCAAGACCACGACGATGCGGATCGCGCTGGGGGTGCTCGCCGCCGACGCCGGCGAGGTGCGCTTCGACGGCAAACCGGTGACGCACGAGGCCCGCACGCACATGGGGTACATGCCGGAGGAACGCGGCCTGTACCCGAAGATGAAGGTGCTCGACCAGCTCGTCTACCTCGCCGAGCTGCACGGGCTCAGCACCAACGAAGCCCATCGCAACGCCGAAGACTGGATCGCCCGGCTCGGGCTGGCCGAGCGTCGCAAGGACGAGGTGCAGAAGCTCAGCCTCGGCAACCAGCAGCGCGTCCAGCTGGCCGCGGCCCTGGTGCACGACCCGGCCGTGCTGGTGCTCGACGAGCCGTTCTCCGGCCTCGACCCGCTCGCCGTCGACGTGATGAGCGGGGTGCTGCGGGAAAAGGCCGCAGCGGGGGTGCCCGTGGTGTTCTCCAGCCACCAGCTCGACCTCGTCGAGCGGCTCTGCGACCGGGTCGGGATCATCCGCGGGGGCCGGATGGTCGCCGTCGGCAGCGTCGGCGAGCTGACCGCGGGCGCGAGCAGCAAGCTCGTGGTCACCGCGCCGGACGCGCGGCCCGGCTGGGCCGCGGGCCTGCCCGGGGTGCGCGTCGCCGAGAACCACGGCACCACCACCGTGCTCGACCTCGACCCGGGCGCCGACGACCAGGCCGTGCTCGCCGCGGCGCTGGGGACCGGGCCGGTCACCGAGTTCAGCCGCCGTCGCCGCTCGCTGACCGAGCTCTTCCGCGACGCGGTGGCCGATGAGGGGGGACGATGA
- a CDS encoding glycerol-3-phosphate dehydrogenase/oxidase — protein MTSGSLNARRRDRELAGLAAGERVDVVVVGGGVTGTGIALDAASRGLSVALVEAHDLAFGTSRWSSKLVHGGLRYLAHGELGLAHESAVERGIMMTRTAPHLTRAMPQLFPLYPSTSRAQQALVAAGLRAGDALRRAARTPSSVLPRPRSVPAVEALALAPGLSAHGLRGALLAYDGALVDDARLVVSLARTAASFGARILTRLSASSLSADRVAVVDGVSGDSFDIHARQVINATGVWAGTLTGSVRLRPSLGSHLVLAPGTVPMGTTSVNIGVPGETNRFVFLLPQPDGRVYLGLTDEPVPGPIPDVPVVPESDVDFLLSLASSVLSRPLTRADVAGSYAGLRPLVEGTGGRSADLSRKHAVLAGSDGLLTVVGGKLTTYRRMAEDAVDAAVRLAGLSPAPCRTARLPLLGAASRAELSLVDAPARLVARYGTEAPRVAALGELDAEFAAPVAPGAGITAAEVVWAVRNEGALDVDDVLERRTRLALIPADAEAARARVAELVDKSLAGLT, from the coding sequence GTGACGTCCGGCTCCCTCAACGCGCGGCGCCGCGATCGCGAACTCGCCGGGCTGGCCGCGGGCGAGCGCGTCGACGTCGTCGTGGTCGGCGGCGGCGTCACCGGCACCGGCATCGCGCTGGACGCGGCTTCCCGCGGGCTGTCGGTGGCGCTCGTGGAGGCGCACGACCTCGCGTTCGGGACGTCACGCTGGTCTTCGAAGCTCGTGCACGGCGGCCTGCGGTACCTGGCCCACGGCGAACTGGGCCTGGCGCACGAAAGCGCGGTCGAGCGGGGCATCATGATGACGCGGACCGCGCCGCACCTGACGCGCGCGATGCCGCAGCTGTTCCCGTTGTACCCCAGCACTTCCCGGGCCCAGCAGGCGCTGGTGGCGGCCGGGCTGCGCGCCGGTGACGCGCTCCGCCGGGCGGCGCGGACGCCGTCGTCGGTGCTGCCGCGACCGCGTTCGGTCCCCGCGGTGGAGGCGTTGGCGTTGGCGCCAGGGCTTTCCGCGCACGGGTTGCGCGGCGCCCTGCTGGCCTACGACGGCGCGCTGGTCGACGACGCCCGGCTGGTGGTTTCCCTGGCCCGCACGGCGGCGTCCTTCGGCGCGCGCATCCTGACGCGGCTCTCGGCATCGTCGCTTTCGGCGGACCGGGTCGCCGTCGTCGACGGTGTTTCGGGTGACTCCTTCGACATCCACGCGCGCCAGGTGATCAACGCGACCGGCGTGTGGGCGGGCACCCTGACGGGCTCGGTCCGGCTGCGGCCCTCGCTCGGTTCGCACCTCGTGCTCGCGCCGGGGACGGTGCCGATGGGCACGACGTCGGTCAACATCGGCGTGCCCGGCGAGACCAACCGGTTCGTCTTCCTGCTCCCCCAACCCGACGGGCGGGTCTACCTGGGACTCACGGACGAGCCGGTCCCCGGGCCGATCCCGGACGTGCCGGTGGTGCCCGAGTCCGATGTGGACTTCCTGCTGTCACTGGCTTCCTCGGTGCTTTCGCGGCCGCTGACCCGGGCGGACGTGGCGGGGTCGTACGCGGGGCTGCGGCCGCTCGTGGAAGGCACGGGCGGGCGATCGGCGGACCTGTCCCGCAAACACGCCGTGCTGGCCGGTTCCGACGGGTTGCTGACCGTGGTCGGCGGGAAGCTCACGACGTACCGCCGGATGGCCGAGGACGCCGTCGACGCGGCGGTCCGCCTGGCCGGCCTGTCCCCTGCACCGTGCCGGACCGCGCGATTGCCGTTGCTGGGCGCCGCTTCGCGGGCGGAGTTGTCCCTTGTGGACGCTCCAGCCCGGCTGGTGGCGCGGTACGGGACCGAGGCCCCGCGGGTCGCGGCGCTGGGCGAGCTGGACGCGGAGTTCGCGGCCCCCGTCGCGCCGGGCGCCGGGATCACGGCAGCCGAGGTCGTGTGGGCGGTCCGGAACGAGGGCGCGCTGGACGTCGACGACGTACTGGAGCGCCGCACGCGGCTGGCGTTGATCCCGGCGGACGCCGAAGCCGCGCGGGCCAGGGTGGCGGAACTCGTCGACAAGTCGCTGGCCGGTCTCACCTGA
- a CDS encoding TetR/AcrR family transcriptional regulator: MADDVLLDAARSCVLAVGVRRTTLAEIARTARVSRMTVYRRFPDVRSVLAALMTREFSGLLRTASERGADAADSRERLVLIASAGVRALSDDPLFRTLLDVDPELVLPYIVQRLGATQKFAEQALHQLLAAGHQDGSIRRAPVAAQSRAVLLVVQSFAFSLRPATADVDEAALLAEFTHVLDAALKP; this comes from the coding sequence GTGGCCGATGACGTGCTGCTCGACGCCGCACGCTCGTGCGTGCTGGCGGTCGGTGTGCGCCGCACCACACTCGCCGAAATCGCCCGTACCGCCCGCGTCAGCCGGATGACGGTCTACCGCCGCTTCCCCGACGTCCGCAGCGTGCTCGCGGCGCTGATGACCCGCGAGTTCAGCGGGCTGCTGCGCACGGCGAGCGAGCGCGGCGCCGACGCCGCCGACAGCCGCGAACGGCTCGTGCTCATCGCCTCGGCCGGGGTTCGCGCGCTGTCGGACGACCCGCTGTTCCGCACGCTGCTCGACGTCGACCCCGAGCTCGTGCTGCCGTACATCGTGCAGCGGCTCGGCGCGACCCAGAAGTTCGCCGAGCAGGCGTTGCACCAGCTTCTGGCGGCCGGACACCAGGACGGCTCCATCCGGCGCGCGCCGGTCGCGGCGCAGTCCCGCGCGGTGCTGCTGGTGGTCCAGTCCTTCGCGTTCTCGCTGCGACCGGCGACCGCGGACGTCGACGAAGCCGCACTGCTGGCGGAGTTCACGCACGTGCTCGACGCGGCACTGAAGCCGTGA
- a CDS encoding FAD-binding oxidoreductase, translated as MNALIDHRLRRSWTAEAGDAAQLPARAAKWLEQRIGQVAPDAAPASELPVEIPSRKLDESAAAALSEVVGAENVLVDDAARLARATGLSYLDLLRRRSAAVEFPVPDAVVLPADAEEVQAVLDACVRHDIGVVPFGGGTSVVGGVAALRGEKASVIALDLVRLDALVSVDAESRIAVLQAGVRGPEAERLLGEHGLTLGHIPQSWERATIGGFAATRSAGQASAGYGRFEDMVTGVRLATPRGEWKLGVAPASAAGPDLRQLAVGSEGALGVITEVALRVRPKPLVHGYEGYALPSWEAGLTVVRELAQNRALADVTRLSDGDETEVSLALNAGLKTAVLRRYLAARGVRRPCFLILGWEGSPRDVGVRRRETVRRLKAAGAVRVGKALGESWRHGRFAGPRQRDALLDRGICVETLETAAYWSNVDELRDDVRAALTASLGRAIVMCHVSHAYETGASLYFTVLTARDEADPIGQWQRAKAAACEAITGLGTISHHHAVGVDHAPYLSAEIGSLGVEVLRAAKSAVDPTGILNPGKLV; from the coding sequence GTGAACGCGCTCATTGACCACCGCCTCCGCCGGTCCTGGACCGCGGAAGCCGGCGACGCCGCCCAGCTGCCCGCGCGAGCGGCCAAGTGGCTTGAACAGCGTATAGGCCAGGTGGCCCCCGATGCTGCCCCGGCGAGCGAATTGCCGGTGGAAATACCGTCACGGAAACTGGACGAATCTGCTGCCGCCGCGTTGTCGGAAGTGGTCGGCGCGGAAAACGTGCTGGTCGACGACGCGGCGCGGCTGGCCAGGGCGACCGGTCTGTCCTACCTCGACCTGCTGCGGCGCCGGTCGGCGGCGGTGGAATTCCCGGTGCCCGACGCCGTCGTGCTCCCCGCCGACGCCGAGGAGGTCCAGGCGGTGCTCGACGCGTGCGTCCGGCACGACATCGGCGTCGTCCCGTTCGGCGGCGGCACGTCGGTGGTCGGCGGCGTCGCGGCGCTGCGCGGCGAGAAGGCGTCGGTGATCGCGCTCGACCTCGTCCGGCTCGACGCGCTGGTGTCGGTCGACGCCGAGTCGCGCATCGCCGTGCTGCAGGCCGGCGTCCGCGGGCCCGAGGCCGAACGCCTCCTCGGCGAGCACGGCCTGACGCTCGGGCACATCCCGCAGTCGTGGGAGCGGGCGACGATCGGCGGCTTCGCGGCGACGCGCTCGGCCGGTCAGGCGTCGGCCGGCTACGGGCGGTTCGAGGACATGGTCACCGGCGTCCGGCTGGCGACCCCGCGCGGTGAGTGGAAGCTCGGCGTGGCCCCGGCGTCCGCCGCCGGGCCGGACCTGCGTCAGCTCGCCGTCGGCAGCGAAGGCGCGCTGGGCGTGATCACCGAGGTCGCGCTGCGCGTGCGCCCCAAGCCGCTGGTCCACGGGTACGAGGGGTACGCGCTGCCCAGCTGGGAGGCGGGCCTGACGGTGGTTCGCGAGCTCGCCCAGAACCGCGCACTCGCCGACGTCACCAGGCTCTCCGACGGCGACGAGACCGAGGTCTCGCTGGCGTTGAACGCCGGACTGAAGACGGCGGTGCTGCGCCGCTACCTCGCCGCCCGCGGGGTGCGGCGGCCGTGCTTCCTGATCCTCGGCTGGGAGGGCAGCCCGCGTGACGTCGGAGTCCGCCGTCGCGAGACGGTCCGCCGGCTGAAGGCCGCCGGCGCGGTGCGCGTCGGCAAGGCACTCGGCGAGTCCTGGCGGCACGGCCGGTTCGCCGGACCCCGGCAGCGCGATGCCCTGCTGGACCGGGGCATCTGCGTCGAGACGCTGGAGACCGCGGCTTACTGGTCCAATGTGGACGAACTGCGTGACGACGTCCGCGCCGCGCTGACGGCGTCGCTCGGCCGCGCGATCGTGATGTGCCACGTCTCGCACGCGTACGAAACCGGGGCGTCGCTGTACTTCACGGTGCTGACGGCCCGCGACGAAGCCGACCCGATCGGTCAGTGGCAGCGCGCGAAGGCGGCGGCGTGCGAGGCGATCACCGGGCTCGGCACGATTTCGCACCACCACGCGGTCGGCGTCGACCATGCGCCCTACCTGAGCGCGGAAATCGGTTCGCTGGGCGTGGAAGTGCTGCGGGCGGCGAAGTCCGCGGTCGACCCGACCGGGATCCTCAACCCGGGGAAACTGGTCTGA
- a CDS encoding gamma-glutamylcyclotransferase: protein MHVDGVGHPLDTAPGGWRERLAVLAYGSNANPSKITWLRARLGLEGPVVVAHARCAGLAAVWAAGFRVVDDQRPATLTALDGVEEHAVWFVTPDQLAVLDRCEGRGTRYDLARLTEPDITLEDGTRLTEVCAYVGAAPTRYPLLVDGEPVRTADVPQAEAAALEGVAADGHGVPCEVLRPVSPG from the coding sequence GTGCACGTCGACGGCGTCGGGCACCCGCTCGACACCGCGCCCGGCGGCTGGCGCGAGCGGCTGGCCGTGCTGGCGTACGGCTCGAACGCCAACCCGTCGAAGATCACCTGGCTGCGGGCGCGGCTCGGGCTCGAAGGCCCGGTCGTGGTCGCGCACGCGCGCTGCGCCGGGCTCGCCGCGGTGTGGGCCGCCGGGTTCCGCGTGGTCGACGACCAGCGGCCGGCCACGCTCACCGCGCTGGACGGCGTCGAGGAGCACGCCGTCTGGTTCGTGACGCCGGACCAGCTGGCGGTGCTCGACCGCTGCGAGGGCCGCGGCACCCGCTACGACCTGGCCCGGCTGACCGAGCCCGACATCACCCTCGAGGACGGCACCCGGCTGACCGAGGTCTGCGCCTACGTCGGCGCCGCGCCGACCCGCTACCCCCTGCTGGTGGACGGCGAGCCGGTGCGCACCGCCGACGTCCCGCAGGCCGAAGCGGCGGCGCTCGAAGGCGTCGCCGCCGACGGCCACGGCGTGCCGTGCGAAGTGCTCAGACCAGTTTCCCCGGGTTGA